Genomic segment of Chloroflexota bacterium:
TCTACGAGGCGATTCGGACCGTCCTGGCCGTCAGGCAGTTCCAGGACAAGCCCGTCCCGGCCGAGATCATCGGCAAGATCGTGGAGTCGGCGCGGCTGACCTCCAGCTCGCGGAACGGCCAGCCCTGGCACTTCATCGTGGTCGAGAACCGGGCCACCCTCCGCAAGCTCGGGGAGATCGCCACGACCGGGCCGTACACCGCCGACGCCGCCTTTGCCGTCGTCGTCGCCTACGAGAAGGCCAGCGAGTTCGGCGTCTCGGACGCCAGCATGGCCGTCCACTCGATGATGCTGACCGGCTGGGGCGAGGGCGTCGGCTCGAACTGGGTCGGGTTCGCCAACCGCTTCGCCGCGCTGCACGATCTGCTCGGCCTGCCGGAGACCTATGACGTGCTGGCGATTCTGCCGTTCGGCTACCCCGTCAAGGAGATCGGGAAGGGCAAGAAGCGGCGCAAGGAGCTGGGCGAGGTGGCCTCGCGCGAGCGGTTCGGGCAGCCATTCGCCTGAAGGGAGCACCATGCCCGTCGCGACCTGGTGGCGGGGCGACCCGCTGCCAGCCCTCCCGGGCCTGCCCGGCCTGACGACGCGGCCGGTGGCCGATCCCGCCGAGGCCGGCACGCTGACCGGGTTGCCGCCGGCCGAGGTGGCCCGGCGCTGGGCGGACGGCAACACGCTCCACGGCGCGTTCCTCCACGAGCAGGCGGCCGGCTACGGCTGGCTTGCCCGCACGGCCGGCCGCATCGACGAGCTGTGGCTGGCCTGGAGCATCCCGCCCGGCGAGGCCTATCTCTGGGACTTCGTCACGCGGCCGGAGGCTCGCGGACGCGGCGTCTACCCGCTGCTGCTCCAGGCGATGTTGGCCACCGAGGCCAGCATCAGCCGCTTCTGGATCGGGTACGAAGGGCACAACCGGGCGTCGGCGCGTGGCATCGAGAAGGCCGGGTTCCAGGTCGTCGGCGATCTCGCCGTGCACGCTGGCCGCCTGGAGGGCGTCACGCTGGCGGATGGTGGTCCGCGCGGGGCAGCATTCGCGCGGCTCTTCCCAACACTGCCGGTGCTCGCGCCATGACAGAGTCCCGGAACCCCTCTGGAGGGCGCGTAACCCCATGCCCGTGAAGCTCGTGCAGATGCCGCCGGAGCTGGTCCGCATCGACGAGGTCGATATCGTGGCAGGCGGCTACGCGCCGAGCCTGCTGGCGGCCTACCAGGCGTACCTGCCGATGGTGCTGGAGGACCGACAGGGCGTGGCGATCCTGGCGTCGGCCGAGGCCGGCGGCCTGCCGATGCTGATGCTGCTGGCCCGGCGGGTCGGCGCGGCCCTGCGCGACGAGAACATCCAGGTGCGCGACGCCGGCGGCGACATGCGAGGCGGCAAGAAACGATTGTGTTACGTCCCGGGGACGGTGCTGGACGACGCCTACGAGGAACAGGACGCTCAACAGGCCCTCGCGACGGAGGCCGCCTGCTTCGTGCAGGAGCTGGAGACGGTCTGGGCAGGGCGAGTGCCGGAGTCGGCCACGCTGACCCCCTCCAGGTTCCTGAGCCTCCTGGATCAGCGACGTGCAGCCGGCCTGCCGACCTTCGTCCAGGCCGATCCCGCCCGGCTTCCGGAGGCGGCGCTGCACGGGCTGCGGTCGCGGCTGCGGGCGATCGAGCCGGCCTGAACGCGCCCAGGCGCTCCCACCGGTGGCCGTGCGCGTGATGCGAACGTGATGCCGGAGTCCGCAGATTCACCAGGATCGCGCCCGTATTGAGTCGGGATTGAGCGCGAGTTGAGCCGGGCCGACTAGAGTGCCAGCGTAGGGCAGGCGTCGCCGCGTCGTCGCGGATCGTCTGCCGTCCGCCCAAGCATTCGCGCACTGCGCCCCGGAGTTCCATCCTGCACTCGTCAGGCGAGCCGTCCAGAGGCATGGTCGCAGTTTCGTGCGCCCTGATCTCCGCGCGGCCATTTCACTCGGG
This window contains:
- a CDS encoding GNAT family N-acetyltransferase, with amino-acid sequence MPVATWWRGDPLPALPGLPGLTTRPVADPAEAGTLTGLPPAEVARRWADGNTLHGAFLHEQAAGYGWLARTAGRIDELWLAWSIPPGEAYLWDFVTRPEARGRGVYPLLLQAMLATEASISRFWIGYEGHNRASARGIEKAGFQVVGDLAVHAGRLEGVTLADGGPRGAAFARLFPTLPVLAP
- a CDS encoding nitroreductase family protein produces the protein MDVYEAIRTVLAVRQFQDKPVPAEIIGKIVESARLTSSSRNGQPWHFIVVENRATLRKLGEIATTGPYTADAAFAVVVAYEKASEFGVSDASMAVHSMMLTGWGEGVGSNWVGFANRFAALHDLLGLPETYDVLAILPFGYPVKEIGKGKKRRKELGEVASRERFGQPFA